One segment of Phaeacidiphilus oryzae TH49 DNA contains the following:
- a CDS encoding 4'-phosphopantetheinyl transferase family protein produces MIAAVGVPGLVLEEAAADAEDPALDLLGPEHAAVARAVMKRRREFATVRACARRALARLGEPPAPILRGERGAPVWPDGIVGSMTHCEGYRAAAVARSRHVLSVGIDAEPAGPLPPGVLDLIARPEERARLAGLDAGRPGIPWDRLLFTAKEAVYKTWFPVARRRLDFHQAEVVLRAGPDGSAGTFTARLLTADPALPEALPGHWLHAAGPGLLLAAIALPAPPRSVPDLEPAGSPAP; encoded by the coding sequence CTGATCGCCGCCGTCGGGGTCCCCGGCCTCGTGCTGGAGGAGGCCGCCGCGGACGCCGAGGACCCGGCCCTCGACCTCCTGGGCCCCGAACACGCGGCCGTGGCCCGGGCGGTGATGAAGCGGCGGCGGGAGTTCGCGACCGTGCGGGCCTGCGCCCGGCGCGCCCTCGCCCGGCTCGGCGAGCCGCCCGCGCCGATCCTGCGGGGCGAGCGCGGGGCGCCGGTCTGGCCGGACGGGATCGTCGGCAGCATGACCCACTGCGAGGGGTATCGGGCGGCGGCGGTGGCCCGCTCCCGGCACGTTCTCTCGGTCGGCATCGACGCCGAGCCGGCCGGACCGCTGCCGCCCGGCGTCCTGGACCTGATCGCCCGGCCGGAGGAGCGCGCCCGCCTGGCCGGGCTCGACGCCGGCCGTCCCGGGATCCCCTGGGACCGGCTGCTGTTCACCGCCAAGGAGGCCGTCTACAAGACCTGGTTCCCGGTCGCCCGCCGCCGGCTCGACTTCCACCAGGCCGAGGTCGTCCTGCGGGCCGGGCCGGACGGCAGCGCCGGGACCTTCACCGCCCGCCTGCTCACCGCCGACCCGGCGCTGCCCGAGGCGCTGCCGGGCCACTGGCTGCACGCCGCCGGCCCCGGGCTGCTGCTGGCCGCGATCGCCCTGCCCGCGCCGCCCCGATCCGTTCCGGACCTCGAACCGGCGGGTTCACCGGCACCCTGA
- a CDS encoding LacI family DNA-binding transcriptional regulator has protein sequence MVSIKDVARQAGVSVGTVSNVLNRPDSVSEESRLRVQSAIRSLGYVRSESARHLRAGQSRIVALLVLDMGNPFFVDVASGAERAARAAGLGVMVCNSAQSPAEESEYLSLFAEQRVRGVLVTPADTTGRNLDSLRAQGIPYVLVDRVAPGEDLCSVSVDDVAGGRLAGGHLVSAGHRSIAYVGGPSELPQVRDRRAGALAAIAEAGLDGGRVLREVDAVRLDVAAGRDAGARLLGLSPRPSAVFCANDLLALGVLQALFAAGVRVPEEIALVGYDDIEFAAAAAVPLTSVRQPAVALGRLAAELLIEETGPDADLHRHRQTVLQPELVVRQSSLPGR, from the coding sequence ATGGTGAGCATCAAGGACGTGGCACGGCAGGCCGGCGTGTCCGTCGGCACCGTGTCCAACGTCCTCAACCGCCCGGACTCGGTGAGCGAGGAGAGCCGGCTCCGGGTGCAGTCCGCCATCCGCAGCCTGGGGTACGTCCGCAGCGAGTCCGCCCGCCATCTGCGCGCCGGGCAGAGCCGGATCGTGGCGCTGCTGGTGCTGGACATGGGCAACCCGTTCTTCGTGGACGTGGCCTCCGGCGCCGAGCGGGCGGCACGGGCCGCCGGGCTCGGGGTGATGGTCTGCAACAGCGCGCAGAGCCCGGCGGAGGAGTCCGAGTACCTCTCGCTCTTCGCCGAGCAGCGGGTGCGCGGGGTGCTGGTCACCCCCGCCGACACCACCGGCCGCAACCTGGACTCGCTGCGCGCCCAGGGCATCCCGTACGTGCTGGTGGACCGGGTGGCCCCGGGCGAGGACCTGTGCTCGGTGTCGGTGGACGACGTGGCCGGCGGCCGGCTGGCGGGCGGCCATCTGGTCTCCGCCGGGCACCGCTCGATCGCCTACGTCGGCGGCCCCTCCGAGCTGCCGCAGGTGCGGGACCGGCGGGCGGGCGCCCTGGCGGCGATCGCCGAGGCGGGGCTGGACGGCGGGCGGGTGCTGCGCGAGGTGGACGCGGTCCGGCTGGACGTGGCCGCCGGGCGGGACGCGGGCGCCCGGCTGCTGGGCCTCTCCCCCCGACCGTCCGCGGTCTTCTGCGCCAACGACCTCCTGGCGCTCGGCGTCCTCCAGGCGCTCTTCGCCGCGGGGGTCCGGGTGCCCGAGGAGATCGCCCTGGTCGGCTACGACGACATCGAGTTCGCGGCGGCCGCCGCGGTCCCGCTGACCTCGGTCCGCCAGCCGGCGGTGGCCCTAGGCCGGCTCGCCGCCGAACTCCTGATCGAGGAGACCGGCCCGGACGCGGACCTCCACCGCCACCGGCAGACCGTCCTCCAGCCCGAACTGGTGGTCCGTCAGTCCAGCCTCCCCGGCCGCTGA
- a CDS encoding arylsulfotransferase family protein produces the protein MRIHHRLLAATAAATATVAALAGSFLTAAPPAAAAGKPLPPVRVLTPATAGARSGGDLFLAPQSQSPDYASGLEILSPDGRRVVWSKTLPAGQAAADFRAQTYRGQRVLTWWQGTGLGGVSQGVDYVYDSHYRRIAEVRAGNGYQADGHEFLITPQNTALIIAYREETADLRSLGGPADQKVIDGVVQEIDIADGRVLHQWDAADHVPYSESEQPLPASAGTPWDWFHLNAVKLDDGGRRLLIGARNTWTTYQVDRRSGRIAWRLGGKDSSFTPRAADGQRLNQAGTIFAWQHDPEPQGGGRYTFFDNESAGAGNTGAGAVEELPYSRSVTVSLDYAARTATLVASNDQPAGGSASSQGDAQTLPGGDQVVGWGSLPYLSEFDRAGRLVFDAEFPAGVNSYRAYRFDWRG, from the coding sequence ATGCGCATCCACCACCGTCTCCTCGCGGCCACGGCCGCCGCCACCGCCACCGTCGCCGCTCTGGCCGGCTCGTTCCTCACCGCCGCCCCGCCCGCCGCCGCGGCCGGCAAGCCGCTCCCGCCGGTGCGGGTGCTGACCCCGGCCACCGCCGGCGCCCGCTCAGGCGGGGACCTCTTCCTCGCCCCGCAGTCGCAGAGCCCGGACTACGCCAGCGGGCTGGAGATCCTCAGTCCGGACGGCCGGCGGGTGGTCTGGTCCAAGACCCTCCCGGCCGGCCAGGCCGCCGCCGACTTCCGCGCCCAGACCTACCGCGGGCAGCGGGTCCTCACCTGGTGGCAGGGCACCGGCCTGGGCGGGGTCTCGCAGGGCGTGGACTACGTCTACGACTCCCACTACCGCCGGATCGCCGAGGTGCGCGCGGGCAACGGCTACCAGGCGGACGGCCATGAGTTCCTGATCACCCCTCAGAACACCGCACTGATCATCGCCTACCGGGAGGAGACCGCCGACCTGCGCTCCCTCGGCGGCCCGGCCGACCAGAAGGTGATCGACGGCGTGGTGCAGGAGATCGACATAGCCGACGGCCGCGTCCTCCACCAGTGGGACGCCGCCGACCACGTGCCCTACAGCGAGAGCGAGCAGCCGCTGCCCGCATCGGCCGGCACCCCCTGGGACTGGTTCCACCTCAACGCGGTCAAGCTGGACGACGGCGGGCGGCGGCTGCTGATCGGCGCCCGCAACACCTGGACCACGTACCAGGTGGACCGGCGCAGCGGGCGGATCGCCTGGCGGCTCGGCGGCAAGGACAGCAGCTTCACGCCGCGCGCGGCCGATGGCCAGCGGCTCAACCAGGCCGGCACGATCTTCGCCTGGCAGCACGACCCGGAGCCGCAGGGCGGCGGCCGCTACACCTTCTTCGACAACGAGTCCGCGGGGGCGGGCAACACCGGCGCCGGCGCGGTGGAGGAACTCCCATACAGCCGCTCGGTGACGGTCAGCCTGGACTACGCGGCCCGTACCGCGACGCTGGTGGCCAGCAACGACCAGCCGGCCGGTGGCAGCGCCTCCTCGCAGGGCGACGCGCAGACCCTCCCCGGCGGGGACCAGGTGGTGGGCTGGGGCTCGCTGCCCTATCTGTCCGAGTTCGACCGCGCGGGCCGGCTGGTCTTCGACGCGGAGTTCCCGGCCGGGGTGAACAGCTACCGGGCGTACCGCTTCGACTGGCGGGGCTGA
- a CDS encoding putative leader peptide gives MRRAAPCRGHLSGRSAGPARSRSAALCGRRHVDLLRVSSALCRR, from the coding sequence ATGCGTCGGGCAGCACCGTGCCGCGGACACCTCTCCGGCCGCTCCGCCGGGCCTGCCCGCAGCCGCTCCGCCGCTCTCTGCGGGCGGCGGCATGTGGACCTGCTGCGGGTGAGCAGCGCGCTCTGTCGCCGCTGA